The following is a genomic window from Nicotiana tabacum cultivar K326 chromosome 3, ASM71507v2, whole genome shotgun sequence.
aagacggaatacttggagtgcaagttcagcaacGGTACCTTGGAAAGAGATATGGAGGTGAGGCTTGatacaagtcatccccaagagagataatttcaagtatcttggatctataatacaaggtaacagggagattgatgaagatgtcacgcATCGTATCGGAGTCAGGATGTgtgaagtggaggctcgcttccggtATCTTATGTGATAAGAATCTGCCACtaagacttaaaggtaagttctacaaggttgtagttagatcgactatgttgtatggagcaGAGTGTTGGCCGGTCAAGAATTCTCATACCCAGAAGCTAAAAGTAgttgagatgaggatgttgaggtggatgtgtgggcataccctgttggataagattaggaatgaagttattcgggaaaaGGTGGGAATGCCTCCTGTAgaggataagatgcgggaggcgagtttgagatggtttgggcatgttaagaggagaagtatAGAAACCCCAGTTAGAAGGTGCGAGCGGTTAGCCTCGGTAGGTAGCaggaggggtagaggtaggcctaagaagtcttggggagaggttATTAGACGGAACATGGGGCAGCTGGAGctgactgaggacatgaccctagacAGGAGAATGTGGAGgtcaaagattagggtagaaggttcgtATGTAATCGAGCGTTTCTCCTTGTCTTACTTAGTTCACTAGCATTAGTGTTAATTTGATATCTTTTATCCAGAGATGGCTATTACTACCTAGTGTTTGACTGCATTTTTGGATTCGATCTTATTTCATCTTGttgttattcctacttgttgcaattaccttttatttttcaggcgttctctagccgagggtctatcggaaacattCTCTCTATCCTTccaagggtaggggtaaggttgcgtatATCTTACCCTCCCTAGATCCCACTTGTAGAAAAatattgggtttgttgttgttatagttAAGAGTAGTGCAATAGTATTAGTGACAATATGATTTCTCTTTATGCTTACATTGTATTACTACTTAGCATGTACTTGCTTTCTTGACTTCCGTTTTCTTGTTTTATCTTGATGTTGTCACTACTTATTGTCGttatttcttttaattctttctttagctgatagtctatcggaaacaatctctctgtacttccaggtaggggtaaggttgcgtacatctTACTTTCTCCAGATCCCACTCGTGGGAACCcactggatttgttgttgttttcagCTAAGAATATTTTGCCTAGATTTTATTTATgcattaaataataattattttttaattactttacaaatattgctattttttttaattattaatctaAAAACTGGTCAATCCATACTATTTTGACATATATAATGGCGAGGTTAATTAAAATAACCGTTTTCCGTTTCCTTTTCAACTTACATTTGACTATTTGAGCAACAACaaaagttttcttttcctttaggAGTCGACGTTTCTCGAACAAAACCTTAAACCCCACCACCACTCCCTTACCCTCTTGTCTCCTACTTAATCCTCTATTTTCAAAGTCAAGAGCGTTAGATTTTTTAGAATTAATCTAAATAATTGTCCATCAAATTgtttataatataaatatattgtaTGTAATTTATCCAATTGTTTGTTTTGATAAAGATTCCAATTTTTAAAAGGCCCCACATATTATTAATAATCTCGTATACTATATTTTATCAAATCAATAATATTATTCTcttataataattatttgtaaaagtTCATGATTGAGTTGGATAAGGACTCTACAACTAATAATTCTTTAATAAAAAGGATTCCAACTCCTACTTATATTTGGCTTTTCATGCTTTGTTATTTAAGTTTTCCATCATAATATATTGTACTTCAATTTCATACCATATACAATCCTGAATAAAAACTATCATACTaaatattttctctctctttctcgtGTTTCTTAGCTGTAGATTATAACACTAAATTCCGCCACCAATTACTCCTTTATATTCTGTTCTTACCAATTGTTTCTTGAATGGACTGTGGCTTTTTTTACACCAATATTTCTCTTCCTCAATCTTTACCTTTCACAGTAAAAAATACCCTTTTTTCATCTATACCTTTTTCTCCATTAAATTTACAGAGTTCTCTGTTTAAGAGCAGAAAATCGTTGGTTGTGGTGGCAAGTGGtaaaaatagtagtaataattGTGAATTCAGTGGTTTGAACGTGCCATTAGTGCCAAGGACAGAAGAAGGGAGATTTTTGAGCAGTATTTTTCAGAATAATAAAAAGTGCTTTTATGCTGTTGTTCAGaaagaattggcaaagttggGTTATGAAAAGGGTGAAGTTTTTCTTCGTATGAATCTTAACTTGGGTTCTGATGAAGCTGTTCTTCACAGGTTGGTCTCCCCCTTTTCCCTTTTCCCTATTGGCCTATTGTCAtaaagagtttaagttatatattcataaaagttttaatttttttacccTATCAGCCTAATTTTAATAGGTCATAGCAAGTTGTCCGTCTGATCTATAAGTCACTTGTTTGAGTCGTAAAAAcagtcactaatgcttgcattgaGGTATGCTGATCACATCACAACCCATGGGGTTCGGCCATTCCTGTCTGAATGCGAGATGACTTGTGCATCGGTGGGCTGACCTTTTATTTATATTAGATTTGACATGTAGAATTACTTAATGTAGGTCAATGTAACCTGATAGTGTAGAAATTCTTTACACCGGTAGCTTACAAAACATAAGCTCTTGTCATAAGACTTGTACAATGGTTTGGGTATTGGACCGCGGAATTATGTGGCTTTACCTCTCATCCTAAATTGATGTTTAGTTTAGGCAGCATCGACCCATTGTATATATGCATACAttaattttttagaaaaatataatatatataatctaCCTTTCCTCGTACTCTGAAAAGGTTCACTCAAAACGGAATAGAGGAAGTCATTTTTCTAGCGAATCACCGAAGCGTTGTGGGATGACACCACTTAATTCTATGCATCTCCGCCATAGTTGGTGTGTGCAAATTTGGTTTTACTCTTGAAAGTCTATTTGGTTCGACTCATACTCACTTAAAAGATAACTATAGATAACTGTTCATGATACGTGAGACTAATAACCTGGAGAACAGGGCACATAACCTGCCAGCGTGTATTAGTTAAATAAGATGAAATCTTTGGTGATAGAATTGCATTTTTATTAAGTTCAGTAGTCCTAATATATTAGAAGTTTCTTCGTCTTTGTATGTCAAAATTTTATGGTACTGAGTAAGAGTGGAGTTTGTTCTCGAAATCTTTGATTTATTGGGTGTTTCTGAAGAGGAATCAGCTGCATTATTGAATTTTCTGAAGAGGGATTTAACTGGTTAGACTTAGTGAATAGTTTCTGGAGCAGAAATAGCACCAACCTGAAATACAACAAACCAGTAACATTGACTTCAAGCGAACTTTTTGATAGTTTAATGGCTTAAAACTCTAATTATGTCACGTAAATTGGGACAGATGGACTTAGCAAATTTGCTTCTCAACTTTGACTTGGTTGAGTTCTGTTTATAGAATTTCTGTATCATAACTGTATTGCGTCGCGTAGGAGGGACTTGCTGAAACTTAATAAAAAACTGTATCAGAACTGTATTTCTGTATCTTAGGCATTTTAATCCACACAACAATTGGTTCCTACTAGGTCTAAGGCTGCAATATAGTTCTCATTTTCTCCTTTAGTCGGAGTCTTTTTATCAAGacagtttatgtatatatatatatagagagagaaagttCAGCCTCCTTAAAAGGCCACTCGAAAATGTAATATAGCAGTAAGTAAGCTATTTTCTAATGGTTTATCTCAACAAAGTGAACATTACCTTTTCTAATGGTTTTTCTTAAGCAGCTTCTTTTTCCTTGTCTTCCATGTGCATTAAACATATTGCTCGAGGCATTTTACGACTAGTTTTGACATAATTATCATTTAGAAAAGGCCGTTGAGAAGACATAGCATTGTTTAGGTGCGTAATTCATCAGACTAATTATACTTTACTAACATTTGTATGTGATGAAATACCAGGAGAATTGCTGAACTGAAAGAGCTGGAATGTCGAAATGCTGTAGAGGATATTTTGTACATGTTAATAGTTTACAAGTTCTCCGAAATCGGAGTGCACTTGGTTCCAAAGCTCTCCAAATGCATGTACAATGGCAGACTCGAGATATGGCCATGTCGAGACTGGGAGCTCGAGTCTATTCATAGCTTTGAAGTACTCGAAATGGTAAGAGAACATCTTACTACTGTTATCGGATGGAAAGAGAAGTCGAACGTGACAGAAAATTGGATCCCTACTCAAGTCCCTAAGTTCCAAATCCATCGAGTTTATGCTGcttcgattctatatggatatTTTTTGAAGTCGGCCTCATTGAGGCACCATATGGAACAGAGTCTTGAACATATCAACTCTGATATTGGTGTTACTACTTCAGGAAACCTCTTAGTTTCAGGGTCGTGGCCGTTAAAACAAAACAGCGTTCCCTTTGGTCGTATCAGTGGCACACGATCTACATTAGCCGGTCCAACATCACTTATCCAGGGGAAGAAGAATGAAAAACTTAGGTCTTATGTTAtgaattttgaccatgaaataATGCAGATGTGTGCAAAACCAAAATGCAAGGAGGCACTGTATCTGATTGAGAAGCATTGTTCTGCGCTTTTTGGCGATGAGAGCGATGAGGTAGTTTCCACGTCATTGGCGAGTCTGAAAAGGATTGTGTTAGAGGCTGTTGCCTTCGGTTCTTTCCTTTGGGATGCAGAAGACTATGTTAGGACATTTTATCAGCTCGAGGAGAACTAGCAACACCAAAAGGGCGATTTTATCAGCACGATATAAGCATCGTAGTTTTGATCTCATTTACGTACACATAACGAGGAAGTCTACTCTTGACTTTCGCCATGTAATGGTGTAAGGGAAAATTGTGCTGATTCCGCGTGTGCTTATATATCTCATCAATCGACACCTGCtgcaaaaaagaagaaagaggctCAAGGTTAAAGCATATATAGTAGTAGATAGTAGTTGGATGATATAATCTGTAGTAGAGTTGTCACATATACTGCAATTTTCTTGATGTATATTCCAGGTATTCATTATCTGTGGATTTACACTGCAAATTTGGAGTTGTATAGAGCATTATCCCTAGTATATAAATAATTAGATGTGAGCACTTTCATGATTTTTGACATATTACTAGTGGTAAAAAGAGAATATCTTGCCTTTTATTGCCAATGGTACTATAGATTCCTATGGATATCTTATTTGTCTCTTTAGGGAAATGGATATTTGCAGAAAAGATATTAAGTTCAATTCGTTTTTTTTCTCTCCACTTCTGGATTCCAGACCAACCTATCGACCCGATTTTTTAGATTTAAGGTGATTTGTATATTTACCAAAATGATACATTGTTCCGTATCATTATGAAAATAGATCTGGCCAAGATATGCACCTCTTCAAGAACGAAAAAAAATCGATCTACTTTCATTTGGTATTTTGGCCTAAATTTTTTGACTTCTCGATACTCAATCAAATCCTATTTTTTATGTCTGAATACATCTCTATAGTCCCATGTTTAATAAAACCCGAACTCAGTATTCAGTTCCCACAGGTGATACCACATAAACAAATTATTCATTTAGGTGATATCAAATCGTTACATGTCATATAAAAAAGTTACATGTACTTTGCTTTTAAGTGCTATGATAGGAGTTTTTGATcaatattgtcccttatcttttagggtaggtctattttggtccctcaaaCATAACCTTGAGCATAattagtcccttaagtatgctaaagtggaaCACCTTTAATCTCACTAACAGAATGTGTTCAAAAACTAATAATGTTAACCAACTCTAAAGCAAATCTTCTGCTCTGAAGCAAAAcgtttcctctccttttattggataacacaaattatcactttaattcctcatttttagataatgtcttctaaaattttgaccttgaaaatgTCCCCGTATGTGccagttttcaatgagaaaatgacactATACCACTGTAAAAATaataaccatatatatatatatgcgggcTAAAAGTGATTATAGAATCTGGTTATTCGTTGCTTCAATAATATATGCATAGAAGTGACCTTGGCagctctatttttttttctttttcaaattttaacttaTTCTTTTTGGAAAAATCAATCGTAATTGTTAAATTTATCAGCTATGTAATATTAGTGGGTGTtggtttataaaatatttttgataagCAAATTAAAAAGACGATGAATGCCTAAACCAATACCCGTAATTAATCTTGGACAGATTTTGTCAGTGAGACTAAAGAcgctccactttagcatacttaaggaACTAAATATGCTCAGGattatatttgagggaccaaaataaATGTACCATAAAAAATAAGAGACAATATTGGCCAAAAACTCGATCTGATAATGTAAAATTTCTGACATTATTCATGTACACTAGTTAAACTCCAGGCGCAATGCTAGCTTTGACTTGGGAATAATGCATTGTAAATATACTTTTAGGAGAACTGGTTCATTATTGGCTAAGctttaaaacttgaaattaaaAACTTTATCACTGCAATACTCTCAGCAACATGATTTTCACTGTCCAAATCTTCTTGAATATTATTGGTTGAAAGAAAAAGGCAAGTGCCATGAGATAATTGTTATCTACAGGTGAATTTCACGCATGAAGGTATagagaataataaaataaaataaataaatcggATTTAAGCTTATTGATATTTGATTACACATTTGCAAACTGACCTTTTTTCGGTATCTTACttgcatttatttatttatttatttatttaactacCATTATATTTCATTTATTACTATTGAATGTTGTCTTCTTAGTTCTTGGACCaataaatattgttgttgttacataTTTATTGATATTCACTGAAACTTGCGGCATTTTGTCACAAAATTAGTTAAATGGCCTTTTGAATATGAATATTGGCTAAGATTAAttctattttattaaaaaatttaattgtttaaacctAGACttaaattttgggtcaaacagtTTGGCGCTGTTTTTGGAAGTGTTCTCATCTAATTTTTTAGTTTCCACTAGATCTACGACTCACGTGACTTGTTAATCTAACAAACCACAAAGTTTATCTCTCTTCTCTTTGCGTACAAAATTTTCATGGCATGTAACCAAGGAAATGGAACGAGGGCAACAGATAATATTCCCCTCAACATCATGAATGCTATCAATGAAGGCTATGATACCCATGATGAGGGGATAACGCCTACGGCCTCCCCTAGATGAGAAAGGTCACCCTTACCTTTCTGCAGTACGACAAAACCAAACGGGAAAGGACCCTCTACGTCCACGGGAGAGGTGATGCCACCCGCTATGAAAAAGCTCCTCGAAGAATGGATAACTAATACCCTAGTAAGCGTGCTCAACAAACAAGATCCATGCACGACCACAAAAGCCACGAGAGCGCTTGCAATACAGCTAGGGGACGAACAAGGCGACCAACCAGACCCTCCAACTTCAGGTAAAACTCACGATGTTATTGACATGCAAATGACAATGTCCTCACCACCATCTtaaaaagaatgaaagaaatggaaaatgaaaacaaGGCGCTCAGAGACCAAATGAAAGAGCACTAGGAACGAGTAGACAAGATACTTGTGGCCCCCAAATTATTGCCAAAAAGGGATGCCCATAGGTTCATAGAAGACCCATATACTGAGGAAACGACTCCATATATCGTACCAAAGACCTTAAGATGCCCCTATATCTCAACGACGGGACAACCGACCCCGAAAACCATGTGACTCACTACGTCACTGCTATGAAAGGCAACGACCTCACCAAAGAGCAGGTGCCCTCCATTTTGCTGAAAAAAATTTGGTGAAGCCCTCATTGGAGGGgaattaacatggtattcacacctACCAGCCCATTCAATA
Proteins encoded in this region:
- the LOC107792331 gene encoding UV-B-induced protein At3g17800, chloroplastic, with product MDCGFFYTNISLPQSLPFTVKNTLFSSIPFSPLNLQSSLFKSRKSLVVVASGKNSSNNCEFSGLNVPLVPRTEEGRFLSSIFQNNKKCFYAVVQKELAKLGYEKGEVFLRMNLNLGSDEAVLHRRIAELKELECRNAVEDILYMLIVYKFSEIGVHLVPKLSKCMYNGRLEIWPCRDWELESIHSFEVLEMVREHLTTVIGWKEKSNVTENWIPTQVPKFQIHRVYAASILYGYFLKSASLRHHMEQSLEHINSDIGVTTSGNLLVSGSWPLKQNSVPFGRISGTRSTLAGPTSLIQGKKNEKLRSYVMNFDHEIMQMCAKPKCKEALYLIEKHCSALFGDESDEVVSTSLASLKRIVLEAVAFGSFLWDAEDYVRTFYQLEEN